From the Oncorhynchus keta strain PuntledgeMale-10-30-2019 chromosome 13, Oket_V2, whole genome shotgun sequence genome, the window ATCTGAATGGTatgatcttttttttttaatactgTATCCATTGCAACATAGCCTCCGTCTTAGCGGTTATCCACAAAACAAACACATCCTGTGACATCCTGAGTTGTTCATCCTCTGGTGGTACAAAGGTCAGTAATTGCGCAAGAAAATCACAAGATCGAGTTAATATAGAAACTTAATTTCACCCATCACCAGTTTATGGATAGAGGCTGTATGTACTCTTACCTACTCCAATGTTAATCGTTTGATACTACTATGTAAATATTTATCTAGTTAGATATTTTTCTCAAGAAATGCCTCAATACCATGAGAAAGAGGTTATCTATGGTATACCTTTGTAATAAAGTAACTCAGAATACATACAGGGCTACTGTGTGTGACGTATTTCTATGTTACAAACAGAGTGTTTGAATAAGGCGGACCACATATCTTTAGCCAAAATGTGTTATTTGTTTTTCAGGCTAAACTGCATAAACACTACAGGCCATACTTGTGAACATTAGAAAAAGTTTAAGTTCAAGGTTGAGTTTAAGCATCAGCCAATTAAACTCTTTGACATAGTGGCAAGTGATCAACGTCTACATATTAGCTGTTCccattacatacagtaagttTGCACATTTTGCACTATGCTAACCTCACCAGGTGGCTGTGATAGTTTCCTGTCGGAAATTCCCTATCAGCCAATTCAAATCGTTGATGTAGTTGGACGTGTTCATGGAAGTGTCCTTAACAGAAGTACAACAGCGCTTACTGATAATCAAAGAAACTACATCACAAGTGTTTGACTGACTGGTCAAATTGCTCTCTGTGTAGATTTGTGGCAAGGGCTCAAATCTCACTCAAGTTTTTGTCTGCCTTTGAAATGTAGCATTACATTTACTGGGTTAGTGTGTTGAGAATGGACATAGCCTACAGCCAACAGCTTGAAAAGGaagattaataataataattaataattcaTGATTGTAGTTTGCACTCTCCTTATCATCCTACAGATGAGTCTATGGCAGTTATTTAAAAGAAGTTTGTCATGATTCCAGACTCGAGCCCACGCTACAGTCTTTAATTCATGGAGGAAGACACTTGACTGTATCCGTATCAGATTGTGAGTTATTTATATTTGAAAAGGTCATCTAACTCTCTGATTAGCATTTTATGTACTATAGGAAATCAATAATATAGCTATAGCCTACATTCATTCACATCAGTTAGTATCCGCCTTTTGCTATATAACCTATTAATGCACATGTAACTTTGTATGGTATACTTCAATTCGACAATGTTTGCGATATGCTATTTGTGAAATCGATGAATTCAATTTAAAAATGCAGACCGGCACATAGGCTACTGGCACTGCTACATACATAATCATCACGACTATAGTATAGGCCAGTGGCGCAACCTTCACTGTATCACATGTATCCCCCACGTTCTGAAATTTCCTTTTTGCACCCCCCCAGTTCTATcgttggaatgtgatacaaaacaagtTAACGGGTGCCTCAGAGTGGTCGGTTTAAATGTTTcacagatcagacacggacagagTAGGATTAGCTCGgtttcaagggtgtttatttaTATAATAATTCAAAAAGAAAATGTCTCCCCCATGAGACCCTCTCtgagtcttgctgtatcctgtcAGGATCAAAACTGCACTCCTGTTATCTCTGTAACCATTCCCAACTATATGggagtcctttcttcccccactctctccctgtgTGCTGCCCTTCTGACAGCTTTATGGGCCTTGcacagctggtgagcaatcagcccttgattactcaccgactcccaatcagccccaattagtcctggcCGGAGAACCCGCCGAGGCCTGACACGTCCAGCAGATGGAGCCATCGCCTCGTGATGTATACATCGTCTGTCACCAGGCTTCGatgagtctccccctggtggctgacctgctgtacACCACAATATATATTATGTCCCCCTCCACTTCGAAAAGCAATGTTGCCTCCCTGGTATAGGCTAGATTACATACACCTgtagcagtggaggctcctcggaggaggaaggagaggaccatTTAAAAAGTAAACATTTTGAGTGAAAACTACTCAATATAATCACGTCACCacataattgattaaaacacactattttgcaaaggtctacagtagcttcaacagcactctgtagggtagcatcATGGTATAGCCTCTGGGTACTTTGAcgtcaatacaaaacctaggaggttcacggttctcacccccttccatagacctaCACAGtaatgacaacttccggagggtGTCATTGCAACATAACCTCATTCTTAACGGTTAACCACAAAACAAAACATATCCTGTGACCAGCAATTCGAGAATTTATTGGGTTAAGGAAATATGTAACCCATTGTTCATCAGCCAGGTGGTACAAAAGTCAGTATTGCGCAAGAAAATCACAAGATCAAGATATAGAAACTTAATTTCACCCATCCAAAGTTTCCATCCAAATTTCACCCACCCAAAGTTTATGGAAAGAGGCTGTATGTACACTTACCGACCCCAATGTTAACAGTTTTATATTAGAATGTAAATATTTTTCTAGTTAGGTATTTTGCTCAAGAAAACCTCTTTCTCATGGTGTTGAGGCATATCTATGGTATACCTTTGTAATAAAGTAACTCAAAATACATACAgggctactgtatgtgtgaagTACTTCTATGTTCCAAACACAAAACCCAAATAGTGTTTGAATAAAATGATGTCCACATATCTTGAGGCAAAATGTGTTCTTTATTTCTCAGGCTAAACAGCGTAAACTCTCAGGTATTAATGCTCCTTGCGTTGCGCTCGTGAACAAAGTGCTTTCCAGTCTAACACCACTCCATCTACCCTCTTTCATAACACATTGAAAAACTCCCATCACTGCAGTGTTCTGTCCAGAGACGACTACAAACAATGTGAAGATGATTTGGATCTCTGAGCATTTGGATAAAAAGGGATGTAGTATAAAACTATTGGACTTAAAGGCCAAGGCATAATGCCTTCACAACAGTGGGATCCAAGGGCCTGGAAGGCTTGTTAACATGGTTAGTCACACATGGTTAAATCTGGGATTGAGATGCATCATTTTAGAAGATTGAGGTGAATTCCCATTAGGTACTACTGTTAATTTAGTCTACACGGTACCATTGTCATTGACACATTGCTCACAACTAGTGGTGTTTTTTTCCATTATATATTTCCCCAAAAGTGCAATTTCCTTCATTTGGTCTTCACATTGTTCCTGGAGTGAACAGTTACATTTCACAGCTTAATGTCTCAATTAAAAGTGACGAATCGGCCAGAGAACAGTCCTCAACATTTCTGGAGGACATCCTTCATACAGCAGTTGTAGTGTAAAATAGTACCCATCAAATGTTCTCACAAACATTATGGACATGAGATACAACATATCACCCCCTCACAAGTGTAACATGCAGACATCACTGTCATAATAAAACAAATGTGACTAAAGCACAATTACATTTTTGTCTTTTAGCAGaaacttatccagagcgacttataggggcaataagtgccttgctcaaaggcaaaAAGATTTTTTCACCTAATCGACTCGGGGACTCCAACCAGCAACATTCCGCTTACTGacccaaccactaggctatctgctgccCCACAATCTCTTTCATTGGAATGTTCACATGATACTGACAAAAGGGCAGAGGCATGTTTGCCCAGTGTAGTCTAAAGAAAAGAATGATCAATTACTAATCGATTATCTGGTTGATACTTTCCATGGTTGTCATTCCATGTTTTACTGCTAAACGACATAAAGAAACACCATGTCCATGACCAATCAAATGTTTCAGGAGAAGAAatggaaacaaaaatataacatcCACACGATCAGTGGCTGACCTGGACACAGACATTATCAACAGTCtcgtttacattcactcaatctACAATGCATTTCAGATACTTAATCTGCCTGCTATTGTAAGTCCCATGCATCCCTGGAGATCATCCACAGAAGTGGGACTTTGTCTGGTAGCACTGTAGTTCTGCCTGTCAAGCACACACTGGCATCTAGTCCTTCTGTGCCCCTGCAGCAGCACAGTGGAAAAGGCCTGGAGCACAGGTGACAGGGAAGGAAGTTCCCTATAGGCAGCTTCATGGCTTAGACAGCAGATCAATCGCTGAAAGATGACTCACTGCCATCGTCACCGTCATCATCTTGATCTAGTGTGTTCTTGACGGCATCAGGCACAGGTGCATCGGGTGTGCTGCAAACAGAAACATGTAGGAATCGCCATTGTTACTTTGAATACATGTAGGACCACCATTttatgacataataataataatatatgccatttagctgacgcttttatccaaagcgacttacagtcatgtgtgcatacattctacgtatgggtggtcccgggaatcgaacccactaccctggcgttacaagcgccatgctctaccaactgagctaccagAAAGATTAAGATGTGGGGTATAAAACAAAACGTATTGGATTACGAGGTATGAGAATACAGATTACTAAAACGTAATGTAAGGACACTCACTCAAGCAGGTTGGGATCCAAACCTTCCTGGACCATTTTATTCTTTATCGCCATAACTGGAACACCCTGTTTTTGAATAGTTTTCTAAATGACGGATTTCATTGAACAGATGTCATATTCTGTAGAAATGTGAAAAAGTAGAGAGACCCACCACTTGCACCATCTTGAGATATCTGGCATAGCGTGGGTCCTTGGCCACAGTCATCCTACTGTCTCCTGCTGCCTCCGCTGCTCTTGGGTCTGGTATGTTTGGAGAGGCCTACAAGGAGAGTCAATACTGCAATTCAGTATTTCCATCATGCACAAATATACCAAGTCTTTCTAAGTTATTGTTCCATCAACATGGATATGTTGAAATcccaggaggctggtggcaccttaactggggaggacaggctcgtggtaacgGCTCGAGcgaaatcagtggaatggtatcaaatacatcaaacatggtttccaggtgtttgatgccgttccattttctcccattctcccttgcatattttctcaagctctgttaagttagatggggagtgGTGGTGAACCGCAATCTTCACGTCTTTCCACAGATGTAATGGTATTCAAGTCTCgtctttggctgggccactcaagtacttggactgtatgcttagggtcattgtcctgttggaacgtaaaTCGTCGCCCCAGTCTAAGGACGTTTGCAGGTCATCCACCATgattcacagtagggatggtgttagacaggtgatgagctgtgcctggttcactccaaacataacgctttgcatttaggccaaagagtaaAAATTGTGTGTCAGATCACAATCTTATGACTACAGTTTTTcaggtgcctttttgcaaactcaaggtgtgctgtcatgtgcctttttctcaggagtggcttccgtctggccagattggtgaagtgctgtagagacctTCTGACAAGTTCTCCCGTCTCAACCAAGGAACTATGTAGTTCTATCAGAGTTGTCATTTGGTTCTTGTGACCTCCCAGGCCAAGGTCCTCCTTGCCCGTTTGGTCGGACGaacagctctaggcagagtctttgtagttccatattttttcaaTTTCCCAATTATGGAGACCACTGTACTGTTGAAAACTTTCAACACTCTCGAAACAGTttcatacccttccccagatatatgaCTCATCACAATTATATCTTGGAGATCTATGGACTTCATGGTACAGTtcctgctctgacatgcactgtcaaatgttggcccttacatagacaggtgtgtttctttctaaatcatgtccaaacaattaaattggccacaggtggactccaatcaagttactGCCATCTCAAGGATTGgctgcaccagagctcaatttggagtgtcatagcaaaagGGGAAGAATACTTACAAAAATTAGATATCTCTGTATTAAATTTCCAATAAAtgatcaaacatttctaaaaacatgttttcactgtcattatggagtattgtgtgtaggtgcatgataattattatttaatttaatccatttggaATTCAAGCTTTAACACAAAATGTTAAATAAGTCAAgatgtatgaatactttctgaaggcaatgtacgtgtgtgtggggaggggggggggtaccTCAGGAGGTTGCAATGGCACAGCCACAGCTATAGGGGTCTCTGGTTGACTTGGGACTAGGACTGGACTGTTGACCTCCGTAGCTGGCCGCTGACCAACACCCTCCACCCTGACATCCTCCAAACCAGGAATAGAGGATAGCTACATAGAACAAAATCAGCACGTACTGACATTATCATATTGGTTGGTATGCCCAGAGCAGCAAAGcacataacaatacaacaacaaaggCATAGTAAAGTCCCATCGTATTGTATACAAAACACATACCTTTGCTTCCAAAATGCTGAGGGTAGTTTCAATCTGCTGTATCCGAAGAGATATGCATGCAAGTTTCTCTTCGCAAACTGTCGAAAAACGATTGAGGAACCGAACAGTGTGCACAATGAACTGGTTGAGATAGGCAACGACTCTCCTCTGTTGTATGGCTGGGACCTGTGACCATATCATTCAGTATCATGGAAAGACGGCAATGTTTATTTACTTACAGAGATGGGGAGTTCAAACACATTTACTACACACACTCATTAGATACAACATTTACTTGATTACATTATTTGGCTGGGAGTCATTCAGCTTGTTAACAAAACAAGCTAAAGCTATCATGGCTAATTTAGCTACAGTAGCCACCAAGATGTCTTCGGCTACGGAAAACACTCACCTTGGTCAGATCTATTCCCGATCCCACAATCGGTAAACCGTCCTCGTCCATGTTTTTATCGTTTTGGCAAACTATCGGTTAACTCGCGATTACTTTGTTTAATAGTAATATTTTACTGACAATCTGCAAAAGAGAGATGGGAATTGTAATACGCTTCATGTGACTTCACAGTGATCCAAAACGGACGTAATTATTATTCTGCTCTTCCGGGTATATCAGCCAATGAGGTGCTtagtttttcttcttctttattGGAAATCAAAATGAACCCAAGGTTGAAGGTACATACCTCCATCACCTGCACTGGAGGGTTAACAGTTCATTGCCACAAATGTAGTGTGTCCAATGCACCACAAGGAGGGAGTACAGTATAATGGTTAATACATGTGCAGCGTCTCAAAACAAGCCCCAATTATGTTGATCCAGGCAAGGATGACTTAGTTACCGTAATATGGTTTGCAGAGATGATGAGTTAATGGATAAAGCCGTCAACACAAATTATTTGACAACTTCATTTTGATGATGATTCAGATGCTATAGTCTTTTGGAGACAACCCACAATGTGAGTTGCATTGGATCATGCCTGATTAGTTGTGAACTATTACTACATAGGAGAGTAGCAGAACCAATGAAAAAGAAAACACAGGAAACCAAAAATGCTTTCCAACTTGACCTCAATCTGAACTCGATTCCAACCGTTTGATTTGAATGGACTTGTCTGAAATAAGAGCCCCTTAAACTTGATGTCAGCCAGAAATGAAACCCTCTAACCTGACCTAAGAGCAAACTGAAGCCATAGCCCATGCCTAGTACTGCCCACCTGATCGTAAACCAGTCTGAAAGCCCAGTCTATGCCAATTCAACCTAGTTCAACAGGCAGGAAGAGTCTCTGCCCAGTATCAAACAAAATTGTTAtgatgcttctacacctgcattgcttgctgtttgtggttttcgGCTGAGTTCCTGTACAGCACtatgagatatcagctgatgtattaagggctttataaatacatttgatttgatttgatttatgaagAACTCAACAACAAAAATTAAGCTGACCTCCTGAGTCAGACCCTATCCAGAGAGTGTTGGGAGCA encodes:
- the LOC118392471 gene encoding WASH complex subunit 3; the encoded protein is MDEDGLPIVGSGIDLTKVPAIQQRRVVAYLNQFIVHTVRFLNRFSTVCEEKLACISLRIQQIETTLSILEAKLSSIPGLEDVRVEGVGQRPATEVNSPVLVPSQPETPIAVAVPLQPPEASPNIPDPRAAEAAGDSRMTVAKDPRYARYLKMVQVGVPVMAIKNKMVQEGLDPNLLDTPDAPVPDAVKNTLDQDDDGDDGSESSFSD